AGTCCAACATGTATGCTGTGGCATCTATGGGCATCAGGCTCAAGTCTTCAAACTTTTTGCTGTATTTCAGAAcagcagtttcctctgcttggagcaacagtgaagtgggcaggtcAGTACGGATttatcttacatctgcaagcagagtctgaacatcagacaggatggcattgtctccctcaagccgtgcaatggctactgctataggtttcaggagtttcaggctgcttaccactctctcccaaaatacatcatccaggaggatcctcttgatggggctgtccatatcggcagactgtgatatggccatttcttggagagactccttcccctccaggagactgtcaaacatgattacaacaccaccccaacgtgTGTTGCTGGGCAGCATCAATGTGGTTGGCTCTCTTGTAgcgtgtatccattgttttcagtgtcatgatatccttgaggagcagattcaatgcatgagcagcaaaGTCAATGGGTGTGATGGGAGGGTAGGacaccactttagaccaagcagtcttcatgttcgcagcattgtctgtcaacAGTTCAAAtgccttctgtggtccaaggtcattgatgactgccttcagctcatctgcaatgtagagaccggtacATCTTgccccttgtgtctgtgctcttgtagaatactggttgaggggtggaaatgtagttaattattccttgcccacgaacattcgaccaacCATCAGAGATGactgcaatacagtctgctttctctatgatttgcttgaccttcacttgaactctgcaaaCAGTAAATGAGTAGATTAAGcatctggttggaggggtgtatgctgggcaaagaaAATTCAGAAatatcttccaatacacattgcctgtgagcagaggtgaaccagttgcatacacagcttaagcaagacattcatcagcatttctttGACTAcatccattgagtcaaaaaaccttctgattccaggaggaccatgagctgttgctatcgataaggtgtcattcatcattttcacctcaaatagaagtatagggacttttgtcagaggttgcttgctgtgagcactgagggaactttatgcacttggccagatgattctgcatatttgttgcattcttcacatatgatttgacacagtatttgcaaatgtacacagcttctCCTTCTACATTTGCTGCAGTGAAaggtctccacacatcagatggtGCCCGTGCAATTTTCCTGTAGAGATAAGCAGGGGCAAAAAtgagtacaaaaaaaatacaattccatgtacagataaattgttaagcagttagattgttaagcagttagattaaactcCTCTTTTGTAAGATATATGTTTTAAAATTAagcatgtatggaaacaggtgaattcaCACTCCTTAGCAGGATCAAATAAGCTacaacccacatggtagcaaataCCAACTAGCAGAAATtattaacaagttagaaatgatttaaacacactttgttgtaggctactatttactagttaacaaaaaatcatatgtaatataaaatgtattcaccccacccagtattttAATCAAGACTTTACCAGAAAGCACgaagtccttggctcagacagtgtagaagtgtgggctcaatagcatctcattagtgtgcaagatcttgagaatctgcacatgtgatggaagaatgcactgtgcatgcagagggtaaGCAAAATTCCCAAAAATCCCAGGCTTAAGTTCCCATGAAAAATGTCATGAAAAATtccggaaagtttccgaccctttgcaaccctagttggGTCACCGAGAAGGTTACATATTGCAGTAATACATTAAATGAATTGCTTCACAACAATTATTTCAGAGATATTCTTCAAACACAGTGCTGGTTCCATAAAAATAGAACACAAAGAATGTcattagaatgaatagaatttGTTTTTATTCAAGGGTTGCACCTCTGTCAATCGGTTGCCTCATGCCATTGTTATCAAAGTTCTACAGACGCCTCAGCCATAGTTGCGCCCAAAAGTCGAGTCGTGACCAGTCATTCTGAACAGGGGCTAGTGACTGTTTGGTCTAAATTACACTGTAGCTGCCAGGTAATacgatgacattgctaaagtaggcAAATTATTAGACAGAAACAACCTTGCCATCATTATGATGTcgtcaaatttactttagacagCAATGTTGCCTTTAGTGGGCAAAGTTCATCAGCTCCAATTGAGAATGCATTAAGCAGAATATGCAGTTGGGCAGTTGCAATATTGTGACGCAATGTACATCTCATGAATAGGTGGCTTCTCTCTTACCTTCAGGTGGTGCAAACTCCCTCTGGAAGCCCACTCTGGTGAGCAGATGACAATATTGCGCTGGCAGGCGCTGGTACATTCGCTGAGAGGTAGACACGTCCAACTGCTTCTTTTTAAGCTCGAAGACCTGCTTCAGGGCACGGTTCTCCACTTTCTCAACCTGTAACACATTTGCCATAACCATATGTGATTGGTTATCAAGCAGTTAATATCATAGATTGCACCTTTAATGTTAAATCTGTTGTTTCTTGTGTGGACACTCACCCTGACAATATTAAGCCCGGAAAAAGACCGCTGTCTTTGTCTATAGTCAGAACTGCTCTCGTCGACAGGCTTCCTTGCAGAACTAGTGGAAGTGTTCAGGCCCATGTCAGTCTCCTCTTCTTTGGCAAAATCCTCTTGGACTTCGCAGCACATGGCTTCCACCTCTAATACAGCAGCTGTGACATCTCTAAAAGCACCATGGATGTTCACGCCGGCACAACAATCTTTGAAGAACTCCTCAATGGAAACTTTGAACTTGGTCTGAAAGGTCAGCAGCTTTCCAACCTCATGTTCACCAAAGTGCTGGATGAAATTGTTGCGAATGGTGAAGAAATTCTTGGAGACAGGGTAGAAAACAGAACACAACCAGGACCTGGCCTCTCTCAATGTCTCATCAAAGGCACTGCTGAGCTCGATATATGGTTGTGTGCTTTCCCTTGGATCTCTGGAGTCAAAATGGCCAGTTGTGGGCTCAAATACTTGCAGATGAGACACAAAGTTATAATCTCATCCAAAATACTGCATGCATAGTGCAAAAACCGTTGTATCAAGAGTTCTGTTAACACACAAATGATAATAACATACCACTTCTACTTCTTTTGACTGGGATCTCACCTTGAGCGGAGGCACTGTTGAAGGAGCTAGAATATTGAAGAGATTTCAGTTTGTCTTCAAAAGCCTGTGGAAAAGAGCAGAAATATGTGATGACTGGTAACTAGGCTATATCAACTCTGGTGTCCATAAGAAGACAGCAAAGAAATTAAGTATTTTGGTTTAGAAATGTATCATATTCACAGCTCTTCAGTTCAAAAACGGCTAAGGCATTTAATTTCAAAAGAGTGAAATCGTCAAAGAGCTGTGGGACGATTACCAGGCCACGAAGGATTAGTATAAAAATGACTGATAATACTttgatcataataataatacttttaccCTATATGTCTCAGTGTCCTCTGGATATATAACATAATGGATATCCATGTTCGTGCCATTGTTTTGCTTGGCAAATTTCACTGCTGTGTCCATCATAATCTGGGCAACCTCTTGCTTGTTGAAGCCCAACACACCAGTACCAATGGCTGGGAAGGAGATTGATGACAGCTGTTTTTTTTGGGCCATGCCCAGACACTTTGAGATGATGTCACCAAGAATCTGTCATGACAAGAATACAGAAAGCTTACAAATTACTTGTCCAGTTTCTAATTCTATATGTTGTACTTACGGACTAGAGACATAGTAAAATATAGTTAGATCTTTGAAAAACTACCCTTAACATATTGCTAGGAACAGTAAGGTAGGATAACAATTGTTTGATATCCACAGTACATTTTAGTGTAGTTGAATACCTTAAAGCCTTATTTGTATTTACCTTTTGAGACACAATACTTTGGTATTGATTTTTGTAAGGACATATCGTGTGATACACATAAGAGCATAACAGGTTGTGTCCTGTGGTCTCTATAACGTCGCCATAACTTTTGGAGTTGCCGTTTCTAGATATCTCCTTCTGGATGCCTTTTCCAGCCGCTTGACAAATTGCTTTGGATATTGCCCCGGATGACAAATTAAGCTCGCCAGAAATTGTGTTCACAATGGCGCCCGTCTGTCAATAGAAGATGAGCAAGCTAGAATATCAGTTCATCACAGTTAAGCTTTTCATAGGTTTGAAAatatacaccaccgttcaaaggtttagggtcacttagaaatgtccttgtttttgaaagagaagctcatttttttatccattaaaatatcaaaattgatcagaaatacagtgtagacattgttaatgtcgtAAATGACTGGAaatgtagctggaaatggcagatttttttaatggaatatctacattggcgtacagaggtccattatcaacaaccatcactcctgtgttctaatggcacgttgtgttagctaatccaagttcatcattttaaaaaagctaattgatcattagaaaacccttttgcaattatgttagcacagctgaaaactgttctgattaaataagcaataaaaacaggccttctttagttgactagttgagtatctggagcatcagcatttgtgggttagattacaggctcaaaattgccagaaacaaagaccttcctTCTGAAActaacttgtcagtctattcttgttctaagaaatgaaggctattccatgcgagaagttGTCAAGAAAcagaagatcttgtacaacgctgtgtacttctcccttcacagTACAGcaaaaactgtctctaaccagaatagaaagaggagtgcgaggccccggtgcacaacagagcaaaaggacaagtacattagtgtccagtttgagaaacagatgcctcacaagtccttaactggcagcttcattaaatagtacccgcaaaacaccagtcgcaacgtcaacagtgaagaggcgactccgggatgctggccttctaggtagagttgcaaagaaaaagccatatctcagactggccaatgaaaagattaagatgagcaaaaggtcactggacagaggaactctgcctagaaggccagcatcccggtcgcctcttcactgctgacgttgcaactggtgttttgcgggtactatttaatgaagctgccgaGATCttcacgagatcttcagtttcttggcaatttatggcagggaatagccttcatttctcagaacaagaatagactgacgagtttcagaagaaagtacctTGTTTATGGAAATTGAGCCtgtatcgaacccacaaatgctgatgctccagatacttaactagtctaaagaaggccagttgtattgcttcttaatcaccacaacagttttcagctgtgctaaaattattgcaaaagggttttctaatgatcaattagctttttaaaatgataaacttggataaggcaacacaacgtgtcattggaacacaggagtgatggttgctgataaatgggcctctgtacacctatgtagacattcccccccaattaaaaaaaaaaatctgctgtttccagctacaatagtcattcacaccattaacaatgtctatactgcatttctgatcaattttgttatttttgttttctttcaaaaacaaggaaatgtcttaCTGATCATAAAACTTTTAAAAACGGTAGTGTATGTTCCAAAtgctgaggaggaggagccaAAAAGGAGCCAAATATCCACACACATTCCTCCATCAAATCATGTCTACTATTCAATTCTGATTATTTATCATTATTTTACCTGCTGCTTCTGAATATGTCCTTTTTTGAGATTCAGAGTGACATTGTTGATTTTCATTGAAGTTAAGCCTTTTCCGTGACTCACAATTTCACTGTATGAAACTTTAGGTGGCAGCCACTGAGCCGCCGCTGGTTGACTGTGTGAAACCGATGACCCCAGTAATTCATGGcatgctctctccatctccctgacCGATGGGTCATCGTGATTGACCAGGCGAACCTCTAAAGGAGCTCCGTTGTAATTGTGATCATGGTAGTGTTTCAGGGTTTTAACAATGACGTCTGCACAGAGTGGCAGGGGAAAGTTGAACAGGCCAGAACTTATGGCAGGAATGGCGACAGACTTCAGATGATTTTTTATCGTTATCTCCAGAACGTTTTTAATTGCCGCTCTGAGTTTTGGTGTGGCATTATCAACATCATATTTTCTGCAGTTGTATGGTAGGCTTGGACCAACGGCATGAATGATCTTCTTGTATGGAAGGTTTCCAGGTTGGGCAACGATGGCATCTCCCGTTAACAACTTTCCGTTGGCCTTTGTGTACCGGTCACTCTCTCGCTGGATATCTGGGCCACCGGCATCGCTAAGCGCCTTGGCGAGACCTCCCCCATGACTGAGGTTTTCATTGGCCGCGTTGACCACAGCCTCTACGCCACGGTGAGTGGTAAGGTCGTCCCTCCATACAGACACCCTGAGGCCCTTGGACAGCAGGGTAGAAAACCTCATCTCAGGCTTCATGGACTGTCCTGCACCTGCACTGGCAACATCCACACCATGGAGCACGGCAGTGCATCCAAACTTGCTTTGCAGGGCGTAAGTCAGAGCTGGTCCACATTGGCCCAGGATGCTCACTATCTCCTCCTCCAGAGGGAAATTATCTGAATTGGCCATGGCTCACACAATACAGGGTATCCAATGTTGTTCTGAGGACTGAGGAAAACATTTGAGCGTAAGAGGTCATATGTAATCAAGGCATACATTACACAAGTCAAATGAGCATCTTATGAACATGACAACCTTTCATTATATAAAAGGTTGTTTTTTTGTAATAGTCTACATTATGTAATTCCGATTTGATTTTTTTCATGCACATGGCCTAGCttacattaccaacaaactatcaaGGTGCATGTTGTTCTAATAACTAAATATGATTGTATCACCTATTCATTTGATCATTATGAAAACAACACTTTATTCACATCAGAGGAACTCTATAGGCTGGGACATCAGATCAAGCCATTTTGCTGGAACATCAGATCAAGCTGTTTTGCTGGAACAACACTGACCTTGAGGACTAGGCTATAATCAAAACTGAAAGTAAACTTACTTGACTGATCTGGATAaataagtacatttaaaaaaataaataaagacaacaGTCAATAATATCTCCCAAGCTCAAAAATAATGAATTTAATATTACATTCGAGCATAAATATAGCA
This region of Oncorhynchus tshawytscha isolate Ot180627B linkage group LG25, Otsh_v2.0, whole genome shotgun sequence genomic DNA includes:
- the parp9 gene encoding protein mono-ADP-ribosyltransferase PARP9 isoform X2, which codes for MANSDNFPLEEEIVSILGQCGPALTYALQSKFGCTAVLHGVDVASAGAGQSMKPEMRFSTLLSKGLRVSVWRDDLTTHRGVEAVVNAANENLSHGGGLAKALSDAGGPDIQRESDRYTKANGKLLTGDAIVAQPGNLPYKKIIHAVGPSLPYNCRKYDVDNATPKLRAAIKNVLEITIKNHLKSVAIPAISSGLFNFPLPLCADVIVKTLKHYHDHNYNGAPLEVRLVNHDDPSVREMERACHELLGSSVSHSQPAAAQWLPPKVSYSEIVSHGKGLTSMKINNVTLNLKKGHIQKQQTGAIVNTISGELNLSSGAISKAICQAAGKGIQKEISRNGNSKSYGDVIETTGHNLLCSYVYHTICPYKNQYQSIVSQKILGDIISKCLGMAQKKQLSSISFPAIGTGVLGFNKQEVAQIMMDTAVKFAKQNNGTNMDIHYVIYPEDTETYRAFEDKLKSLQYSSSFNSASAQVFEPTTGHFDSRDPRESTQPYIELSSAFDETLREARSWLCSVFYPVSKNFFTIRNNFIQHFGEHEVGKLLTFQTKFKVSIEEFFKDCCAGVNIHGAFRDVTAAVLEVEAMCCEVQEDFAKEEETDMGLNTSTSSARKPVDESSSDYRQRQRSFSGLNIVRVEKVENRALKQVFELKKKQLDVSTSQRMYQRLPAQYCHLLTRVGFQREFAPPEVQIYGEGIYFSGSVDGAKKQWKGLADEAYLYFVEAQVLTGKSTHGSPDLIVPPVKPSGDPITLYDSVKGGVDTYVIFNGHQALPEYLIICKNEVANG
- the parp9 gene encoding protein mono-ADP-ribosyltransferase PARP9 isoform X1 — protein: MANSDNFPLEEEIVSILGQCGPALTYALQSKFGCTAVLHGVDVASAGAGQSMKPEMRFSTLLSKGLRVSVWRDDLTTHRGVEAVVNAANENLSHGGGLAKALSDAGGPDIQRESDRYTKANGKLLTGDAIVAQPGNLPYKKIIHAVGPSLPYNCRKYDVDNATPKLRAAIKNVLEITIKNHLKSVAIPAISSGLFNFPLPLCADVIVKTLKHYHDHNYNGAPLEVRLVNHDDPSVREMERACHELLGSSVSHSQPAAAQWLPPKVSYSEIVSHGKGLTSMKINNVTLNLKKGHIQKQQTGAIVNTISGELNLSSGAISKAICQAAGKGIQKEISRNGNSKSYGDVIETTGHNLLCSYVYHTICPYKNQYQSIVSQKILGDIISKCLGMAQKKQLSSISFPAIGTGVLGFNKQEVAQIMMDTAVKFAKQNNGTNMDIHYVIYPEDTETYRAFEDKLKSLQYSSSFNSASAQGEIPVKRSRSVFEPTTGHFDSRDPRESTQPYIELSSAFDETLREARSWLCSVFYPVSKNFFTIRNNFIQHFGEHEVGKLLTFQTKFKVSIEEFFKDCCAGVNIHGAFRDVTAAVLEVEAMCCEVQEDFAKEEETDMGLNTSTSSARKPVDESSSDYRQRQRSFSGLNIVRVEKVENRALKQVFELKKKQLDVSTSQRMYQRLPAQYCHLLTRVGFQREFAPPEVQIYGEGIYFSGSVDGAKKQWKGLADEAYLYFVEAQVLTGKSTHGSPDLIVPPVKPSGDPITLYDSVKGGVDTYVIFNGHQALPEYLIICKNEVANG